A window from Suncus etruscus isolate mSunEtr1 chromosome 18, mSunEtr1.pri.cur, whole genome shotgun sequence encodes these proteins:
- the LOC125996145 gene encoding putative olfactory receptor 2B8 — MMEQKNGSFFTGFILLGFSDRPQLEIVLFVLLIMIYIFTLLGNTTIIALSYLDPNLHTPMYFFLSNLSFLDLCYTTSTIPQFLVNLSGADKSISFAGCVAQLFVSLGLGCTECLLLGVMAFDRYAAVCRPLHYTVIMHPCLCSMMASFSWIFGLFISLVETVLIFLLPLCGRNELDHFCCEIPALLKLACVDISSFEAQLFFASVVILLGPISLILYSYGRIVRAILRIKSAAGQRKAFGTCGSHLIVVSLFYGTAMYAYLQPSNNYSQDQGKYTALLYGIVTPTMNPLIYTLRNKDVKGAVRKVLWKDRESR, encoded by the coding sequence ATGATGGAACAGAAAAACGGAAGTTTCTTCACTGGATTCATCCTCCTAGGGTTCTCAGACAGGCCCCAACTGGAAATAGTCCTCTTTGTGCTACTGATAATGATCTATATCTTCACTTTGCTGGGCAACACCACCATCATTGCTCTGTCCTACCTGGATCCCAATCTCCACACCCCAATGTACTTTTTCCTCTCCAATCTAAGCTTCCTGGATTTGTGTTATACCACCAGCACCATCCCACAGTTCCTGGTAAATCTCAGTGGAGCTGACAAGTCCATCTCCTTTGCTGGCTGTGTGGCTCAGTTGTTTGTGTCGCTAGGGCTGGGATGCACTGAGTGTCTCCTTCTTGGAGTCATGGCATTTGACCGCTATGCTGCTGTGTGCAGGCCTCTCCACTACACTGTCATCATGCACCCCTGTCTCTGCTCCATGATGGCTTCTTTCTCCTGGATCTTTGGTCTTTTCATCTCCTTAGTGGAGACTGTGCTCATCTTCCTTTTACCACTTTGTGGCAGAAATGAATTAGACCATTTTTGTTGTGAGATTCCTGCATTGCTCAAGCTCGCCTGTGTTGACATCAGTAGTTTTGAGGCGCAGCTGTTCTTTGCCAGCGTCGTTATTCTTCTTGGACCCATTTCATTAATCCTGTACTCCTATGGTCGCATCGTGAGGGCCATTTTGAGAATCAAGTCAGCAGCCGGGCAGAGAAAAGCCTTTGGGACATGTGGCTCCCACCTCATCGTGGTGTCTCTGTTTTATGGTACAGCCATGTATGCTTATCTCCAGCCCAGCAACAACTACTCTCAGGACCAGGGCAAGTACACGGCTCTCCTTTATGGGATTGTTACTCCCACGATGAACCCCCTGATCTATACCTTGCGGAACAAGGATGTGAAGGGAGCAGTGCGGAAAGTACTTTGGAAGGATCGTGAGTCCAGATGA
- the LOC125996068 gene encoding putative olfactory receptor 2B8, translating to MMEQKNGSSFTGFILLGFSDRPQLELVIFIVLLILYIFTLLGNTTIIALSYLDPNLHTPMYFFLSNLSFLDMCYTSSSVPQFLVNHSGADKSISFAGCVAQLYIFLGLGCTECMLLGVMAFDRYAAICRPLHYTVIMHPQFCALMASVSWILGFTNSIVQTVLIFRIPLCGRNKLDHFLCEIPALLKIACVDTSSFESQLYFVSVIVLLGPVSLILFSYGRIVRAILRIKSAAGQRKAFGTCGSHLIVVSLFYGTAIYAYLQPSNNFSQDRVKFTSLFYGVVTPMMNPLIYTLRNKDVKGAVRKVFWKDHESR from the coding sequence ATGATGGAACAGAAAAATGGAAGTTCCTTCACTGGGTTCATCCTACTGGGGTTCTCGGACAGGCCCCAACTGGAATTAGTCATCTTTATAGTACTTTTAATCCTCTATATCTTCACTTTGCTGGGAAACACCACCATAATAGCTCTGTCCTATCTGGACCCCAATCTCCACACCCCAATGTACTTTTTCCTCTCAAATCTAAGCTTTCTAGACATGTGTTATACTTCCAGCTCAGTTCCTCAATTCCTGGTTAATCACAGTGGAGCTGACAAATCTATCTCCTTTGCTGGTTGTGTGGCTCAACTCTACATCTTTTTAGGCTTGGGATGCACGGAATGCATGCTCTTAGGAGTCATGGCATTTGACCGCTATGCTGCTATTTGTAGACCTCTTCACTATACTGTCATCATGCACCCCCAATTCTGTGCCCTGATGGCTTCGGTTTCCTGGATCTTAGGTTTTACCAACTCCATAGTGCAGACTGTACTCATCTTCCGTATACCACTTTGTGGGAGAAACAAATTAGATCATTTTCTTTGTGAGATTCCTGCGTTGCTCAAGATCGCCTGTGTTGACACCAGTAGTTTTGAGTCTCAGCTCTATTTTGTCAGTGTCATTGTTCTTCTTGGACCTGTTTCATTGATCCTGTTCTCCTATGGTCGCATTGTGAGGGCCATCTTGAGAATCAAGTCAGCAGCCGGGCAGAGAAAAGCCTTTGGGACATGTGGCTCTCACCTCATCGTGGTGTCTCTGTTCTATGGGACAGCGATCTATGCTTATCTTCAGCCCAGCAACAACTTTTCTCAGGACCGGGTCAAGTTCACGTCTCTCTTTTATGGTGTTGTTACCCCCATGATGAATCCTCTAATCTATACCCTGCGGAACAAGGATGTGAAAGGAGCAGTGAGGAAAGTGTTTTGGAAGGATCATGAGTCCAGATGA